The following coding sequences are from one Lolium rigidum isolate FL_2022 chromosome 6, APGP_CSIRO_Lrig_0.1, whole genome shotgun sequence window:
- the LOC124659355 gene encoding protein REVEILLE 8-like gives MDSQESACVRRAVYIDVRGCRTSSGIDSDDRQKEKKRKNTCWTTMSERGGGEGSSSSPGKKARKPYTITRPRERWSPEEHERFLDALLRFGRDWKKIEEHVRTKTAVQIRSHAQKYFLKVQRLGLAASLPPQHLSRRPSMPFGSGSVATTVLHGHPQQYPGPAGAVQSQSHTTGSGWNNPGLLPPSNDMQMLDWAGTSSAWVNQGGAGSRTNPGGSSFMGTPSFSDTTMDWAGTVGGTSEASAMSDAQDDTIPLPLSPDDMHFAQVYRFIGDIFDPTTPCQIEAHLQKLKDMDGITVKTILLVLRNLETNLAAPQFEPIRRLLSRYDPAQGLSGQL, from the exons ATGGATTCGCAGGAGAGCGCGTGCGTGCGCCGAGCAGTATATATAGACGTACGCGGGTGTCGCACTAGCTCGGGCATCGACAGCGACGATCggcagaaggagaagaagaggaagaacaccTGTTGGACGACCATGTCGGAGAGGGGTGGCGGCGagggctcgtcgtcgtcgccggggaAGAAGGCCAGGAAGCCGTACACCATCACCAGGCCTAGGGAGCGGTGGAGCcccgaggagcacgagcgcttccTCGACGCCCTACTCAG GTTCGGCCGCGACTGGAAGAAGATCGAGGAGCACGTCCGCACCAAGACCGCGGTGCAG ATTCGCAGCCATGCCCAGAAGTACTTCCTCAAGGTCCAGAGGCTCGGCCTCGCCGCCAGCCTGCCGCCACAGCACCTGAGCCGCAGACCAAGCATGCCGTTCGGAAGCGGCTCGGTTGCGACGACGGTGCTCCACGGCCATCCGCAGCAGTATCCAGGTCCAGCCGGTGCTGTTCAGAGTCAGAGTCACACCACGGGCAGCGGGTGGAACAATCCGGGACTCCTTCCACCATCCAATG ACATGCAGATGCTGGACTGGGCAGGCACTTCTTCGGCCTGGGTGAACCAAGGAGGTGCAGGAAGCCGGACCAATCCAG GTGGCAGCTCGTTCATGGGCACACCGAGCTTCAGCGACACGACCATGGACTGGGCTGGCACCGTCGGCGGCACAAGCGAAGCATCGGCAATGTCCGATGCGCAGGACGACACGATCCCACTTCCGCTCTCTCCAG ACGATATGCACTTCGCGCAGGTGTACCGGTTCATCGGCGACATATTCGACCCGACCACGCCTTGCCAGATCGAAGCCCATCTGCAGAAGCTCAAGGACATGGACGGCATCACCGTCAAGACG ATCTTGCTGGTGCTAAGGAATCTGGAGACCAACCTGGCAGCTCCTCAATTTGAGCCAATC AGGAGGTTGCTGTCGAGGTATGACCCGGCGCAAGGCTTGTCTGGCCAGTTATAG